In Janthinobacterium agaricidamnosum NBRC 102515 = DSM 9628, the DNA window GGCGACCCGCGCGGCATCGTCCGGTGCGGCGGCCACGGCCTGGAACATGGCCAGCCACGACGCATCGAAAACCTCTTCCGGCAGATAAAATTGATCGAGCTGGGTCGAGATATCGATACCGGTCAGGCGGTGCAGCGCCGAGGGGAAAAACAGCAGAAAAAAACTGCGCACAGGACCGGGGTTGTAGCTGACCATTGGCTTCGATTGCGGCCCGTTGTACAAGATCGCCGGCATCTTGATGTCCAGCCCCAGGCCCGGCGCCGCCACTTCCGACTCGCCCTGCAGCACCCAGCCGATGCCGCACAGCGGCGTGGCCGGAAAACGGTTCAGCCGCTGGCCCGGCGGCAGCAAGGGACTATCGATGGTGCTGCGTCCCAGATAGGCGCGCACGCAGGAAGCGAGCGACAGGCGCGGCGCGATCAAACGCGTGATGGGTAAACTCGGCATGCTCGAATCCCGTATGAAATTACAAACATTGTACCGAATGTCGGAAACGTTCAATACCGATAACATGCAGCGCTCTACAGTTGCCGGCATAGAGGTCAAACCACTTTGCCATCCGGAGATCGTCATGCATACCGATACGCCCGACACCACCGCTGACCAGCCCTTGCGCCGCATCAAGGACTTGCCGGGGCCGCGCCCGCTGCCCTTGATCGGCAACGGCCATCAAATCAAGCCGCAGCGCATCCACCAGCATGTCGAACGCTGGTCTCTCCAGTACGGCCCGCTGATGCGCATGTATTTCGGTGCGACGCCGATCCTGGTGGTGGCCGACCATGAAATGGTCGGTGCGGTGCTGCGCGACCGGCCCGACGGTTTCCGCCGGCCCAGCATCAGCGCGACAATTTCCAATGAAATGGGCGGCATCCCCGGCCTGTTCCTGGCCGAGGGCGCCGACTGGCGCAACCAGCGTCGGATGGTGATGGCCGGTTTTGCGCCGACCGCGATCAAGGCCTATTTCCCGGCACTGGTCGCGGTAGCGCTGCGCTTGCGGCGGCGCTGGCAAGCCGCCGCAAGCGCACGCAAGGCGATCGACCTGGAGTCGGACCTGAAGCGCTACACCGTCGATATCATCGCCGGGCTGGCCTTCGGCAGCGACGTCAACACGCTGGAATCGGGCGAGGACGTGATCCAGCGCCACCTGGACGACATCTTGCCGGCGGTGGCGCGGCGCAGCCTGGCGCTGGTGCCGTACTGGCGTTATGTGAAGCTGCCGGCGGACCGCCGCCTGGACCGCAGCGTGGCGGTGCTGCGGACGGCCGTGCAAGACCTGATCGGCCAAGCCCGCCAGCGCATGCTGGACAATCCGGCGCGGCGCGAGCGGCCGCCCAACCTGCTGGAAGCGATGATCGCCGCCGCCGACCAGAGCGGCAGCGGCGTGACCGACCTGAATGTGGCCGGCAATGTGACCAACATGCTGCTGGCCGGCGAAGACACCACCGCCAATACGATTTCGTGGATGATTTATCTGCTGCAGCGCCATCCGCACACGCTGCAAAAGGCGCGCGACGAAGTACGCCGCAACGCGCCGGACGCGGCCCGCTTCACCATCGAGCAGCTCGACAGCCTGGACTATCTCGGCGCGTGCGCCAACGAAGCGATGCGGCTGAAGCCGGTGGCGCCGTACCTTCCGCTCGAAGCGCTGCGCGACACGGTGATCGGCGATGTCGCGGTGCCGGCCGGCACCATGATCTGGTGCGTGCTGCGGCATGACAGTGTCGCCGAAAAACACTTCCCGGATCCGCTGCTGTTCGATCCGCAGCGCTGGCTGCAGGCCGACGGCAAGCCGAACAGCGACAAGCGCGTGACGATGCCGTTCGGCGCCGGTCTGCGCACCTGTCCGGGACGTTATCTGGCGCTGTTGGAAATCAAGATCGCGATGGCCATGCTGCTCGGCTCTTTCGACATCGCCGGCGTCGATACGCCGGACGGCAAGGAAGCGCAAGAGTTGATGGGTTTTGTCATGTCGCCGGTCGGATTGTCGCTGCGGCTGGAGTGAAGTGATACCATGGCGCATGCGCCGCGCTCTGGTGTCGCGGCGCCACTTCTGCCAACGTGAACTGACATGACTATTCAACTTGAATCCCCCGACCAGGCCGACGTGATCGACTTGATCGATGCCCTGCACGCCTACCAGCTGACCTTGTATCCGCCGGAATCGATGTACTCGCTCGACCTGGACGCGCTGATGGAGCCGAACGTGCTGTTCGCCGTCGCGCGCGACCAGGCCGGCCTGGCCATCGCTTGCGGTGCGCTGGTGCTGACGCCGGCATTCGGCGAAATCAAGAGCATGTACGTGCGGCCTGAACACCGCGGCCAGGGATGGGCGCGCAAGATCCTGATCCTGCTGGAAAACCAGGCCGTCGCCAGGGGCTGCCAGCAGATCAACCTGGAAACCGGCCATGAACAGCCGGAAGCGATCGCACTGTACAGCAGCCTTGGCTACCGCCGGCGCGGTCCATTCGGCGATTATGACGACGATCCGCTGAGCTTCTTCATGCACAAATGGGTAGGCGCACAAGAAATCCAGCAGCAGCAGCAGCAGCAGCAGTAACCGGAGGGGAGATGGACAGCCTGATCGAATTACGCGACCTGATCCGCCAGTTTTCCAGCGAGCGCGACTGGCAGCAATTCCATACGCCGAAAAACCTGGCGATGGCGCTGTCGGTCGAAGTCGCCGAACTGGTCGAGCATTACCAGTGGCTGCCGACCGGCGCCGAGCATGAACTCGATGAACAAAAACGCACCGGCATCCGGCATGAAATCGCCGACGTGCTGGTGTACCTGATCCAGCTGGCCGACAAGAACCAGGTCGACTTGCGCAGCGCGGTGCTGGAAAAGATGGAGCTGAACCGCACCAAATATCCGCTCGAACCAGTGCGCGGCGACGCCCGCAAATATAATCAGTACTGATCGGCCTCACGGCCCAGCCGCCGTATCGTATCGCACGGTCCAGCCGCCGTATCGTATCGCACGGTCCAGCCGTGCGAGGCGCAAAACGGCATCGGTATAAGATTGCCGCATGCCTTATTCTTTTGTTCACTTGACGGCCTGGCTGCGCTGTTCCGGCGTGCTGATCTTTGCCGGCCTGTGCACGCCGCTGCACGCCCAACAAGCCGGCATCCCGACCGTCACCGTGCAATCGACGCGCGACCCGGTCGATAAATCCTATCGCAAGATGGTCAAGGGCATGGATCGTTTCGAGCGCGACCATGCGTACGCGCCGAACGCCAGCCTGCGCTTCCGGCTGCTGCCGCGCCAGCCCGGCATCGACATGCATGGCATCGCCCTGAAAATCGTCGGCGACACCCTCAGCGTGCCGGTGCCGCTGGCGCCCGACAACAGCTTTGCGCCGCCGCGCAACGCCCAGGCGCTGCGCGAGGATGCGGCGCTGGTGGCCAACCGCAAAGCCACCAGCATGAGCTGGCGCGCACAGGTCGTTACGCCGGGCCTGCCGCCCGATACGCGGCGTCTCGGCGACTTGCGCCTCGAATGCCGGGCCGGCATGGATTCCGGCCTGATTTCGAACGATCCGGAAATCATCGCGTGGCTGGCAAACATGTTTTACGACACTGACAAAATCTGTTCCACGCCGGATGGCAATTACCTGTTCTTTACCGACCGGCCACTGTTCGGCGTGACGCTGCATGACGGCGAACGGCGCGCGGCGCTGCCGTTCAAGCTGCTGTACGCCGGCGGCGAACAAACTCCGGCCTCGCTGGTGTATTGCGATTGCCAGGTCATGCTCGACAAGACGTATTACGCGCCGTTGTGGGATAAAAGCTGGCCCGACGACACCTTGCTGGAATTCGAGTACATGGACGATGCGCCAGCCGAACCGGAGGCGCAATGAAGAACCTGCTGCCGATATTGCCGCTGCTGATGCTGGCCGCGTGCGGCACGCGCGCGCCGCTGGCCGCCAGGACCATCCCGTACGCCACGCTGGAACACAACGTCATCGTCGGGCAAAGCACCAGGGCGCAAGTGCTGGCGGCGCTGGGGCCGAGCACGGCGCTGGTATTCGACAGCGGTTATCAAGTGTGGATGTATGCGTATCCGCTCGGCTCGGACGGACACGGAGAATATGTGATCTTGTTCGATCCGGATGGCCGGGTCAAAAAGACCCGGCGCAGGGAATCGGCAACGGACTAGCGAGCCTGAACGTTGATTAACGAGCTTTCAACGCCGGCCGCAATTTCAGCCCCGCCGCGCGCGCGGCGCCGCCCGCCTTGTGCTTCGGCACCGATTTCAATTTGAAGATGCCGATCGATTTGGCCACGCTGTCGGTGCGCTGCGCCAGGCTGGTCGCGGCCGCGGCCGCTTCCTCGACCAGCGCGGCATTTTGCTGGGTGATGCCGTCCATGTGGATCACCGCCTGGTTGACCTGGCCGATGCCCAGGTTTTGCTCGCGCGTGGTCGAGGAAATCTCATCCATCACTTGCGTCACGCGCGCCACCGAGGCGATCACTTCCGTCATCGTCGCGCCGGCGTTGCTGGTCAGGACGGTGCCGGCGTTGACGGTGGCGATCGAATGGTCGATCAGTTGCTTGACTTCCTTGGCGGCCGTCGCCGAACGTTGCGCCAGGCTGCGCACCTCGCCCGCCACCACCGCGAAACCACGGCCGTGTTCGCCGGCCCGCGCCGCTTCGACGGCGGCGTTCAGCGCCAGGATATTGGTCTGGAACGCGATGCCGTCGATCAAGCCGATGATGTCCAGGATCTTGCGCGACGAAGTGCTGATTTCATCCATCGTCGTCACCACTTGCGTCACGATATTGCCGCCCTGCGCGGCGATCGCCGACGCCTGCAGCGCCAGTTCGTTGGCGCTGCTCACGTGGCTGGCGCTGTTTTGCACGGTCGACGTCAATTGCTCCATGCTGGCGGCGGTTTGCTCCAGGCTGGACGCCTG includes these proteins:
- a CDS encoding GNAT family N-acetyltransferase — translated: MTIQLESPDQADVIDLIDALHAYQLTLYPPESMYSLDLDALMEPNVLFAVARDQAGLAIACGALVLTPAFGEIKSMYVRPEHRGQGWARKILILLENQAVARGCQQINLETGHEQPEAIALYSSLGYRRRGPFGDYDDDPLSFFMHKWVGAQEIQQQQQQQQ
- a CDS encoding helix-turn-helix domain-containing protein, translated to MPSLPITRLIAPRLSLASCVRAYLGRSTIDSPLLPPGQRLNRFPATPLCGIGWVLQGESEVAAPGLGLDIKMPAILYNGPQSKPMVSYNPGPVRSFFLLFFPSALHRLTGIDISTQLDQFYLPEEVFDASWLAMFQAVAAAPDDAARVALIEDFLDPLWAAVRTGDDGGRVADWVRRLGVQAAASGLGNGARSIERRIKAWAGQPMRTLRRMSRAEQAFFASRTESIGGKVAWTEIAARSAYADQAHLCRETREITGLTPTELIRASEQDESYWVYRIWS
- a CDS encoding nucleotide pyrophosphohydrolase, yielding MDSLIELRDLIRQFSSERDWQQFHTPKNLAMALSVEVAELVEHYQWLPTGAEHELDEQKRTGIRHEIADVLVYLIQLADKNQVDLRSAVLEKMELNRTKYPLEPVRGDARKYNQY
- a CDS encoding cytochrome P450 — encoded protein: MHTDTPDTTADQPLRRIKDLPGPRPLPLIGNGHQIKPQRIHQHVERWSLQYGPLMRMYFGATPILVVADHEMVGAVLRDRPDGFRRPSISATISNEMGGIPGLFLAEGADWRNQRRMVMAGFAPTAIKAYFPALVAVALRLRRRWQAAASARKAIDLESDLKRYTVDIIAGLAFGSDVNTLESGEDVIQRHLDDILPAVARRSLALVPYWRYVKLPADRRLDRSVAVLRTAVQDLIGQARQRMLDNPARRERPPNLLEAMIAAADQSGSGVTDLNVAGNVTNMLLAGEDTTANTISWMIYLLQRHPHTLQKARDEVRRNAPDAARFTIEQLDSLDYLGACANEAMRLKPVAPYLPLEALRDTVIGDVAVPAGTMIWCVLRHDSVAEKHFPDPLLFDPQRWLQADGKPNSDKRVTMPFGAGLRTCPGRYLALLEIKIAMAMLLGSFDIAGVDTPDGKEAQELMGFVMSPVGLSLRLE